One Stenotrophomonas maltophilia R551-3 genomic window, CTCCCGGTCCAGCGAGATGCACCCACGCTGTGGCGGCAGCGATGCACCGATCTGCTGCAACGACAGTCCCGCCGCCTGGCCGAGACCGATCAGCGCCAGACGCTCCAGCACCTGCTCGTCGTACTGCCGGCGCAGGCCGCGCCGCCCCAGCACCTGCAGCAGGCCCAACTGTTCGTAATAACGCAGGGTCGAGGCCGGCACGCCACTGCGCTTGACTACCTCGCCGATATCCAGTTCACGCATGAGCTTGACCTCAAGTCGCCTTCAAGCATCAACCTATGGGCAACTTCCCGGCAGGACAAGGCCATGGCCAGTACATCCCCCGTTGATCAGAATGCGCTCTGGAATGGCCCTGGCGGCCAGATCTGG contains:
- a CDS encoding MerR family transcriptional regulator translates to MRELDIGEVVKRSGVPASTLRYYEQLGLLQVLGRRGLRRQYDEQVLERLALIGLGQAAGLSLQQIGASLPPQRGCISLDREALLAQADVLQQQITQLQRVRRHLQRAAACPEAQDARQCGSFRKLLRAQQRLAGG